Proteins found in one Kluyveromyces marxianus DMKU3-1042 DNA, complete genome, chromosome 2 genomic segment:
- the GRC3 gene encoding polynucleotide 5'-hydroxyl-kinase, producing the protein MSEDILQYSSNTDSDDSDFESAQPRNVVIQSKESSIVATYDEDDDNDVLNTDGKSTEGNISTNLSKWYSPIPNENMFFLSHESTEVLVGLTKNQQLLLCGQFNLQIVKGGITYNNVHYNSSWRTWEIWHPVCNAVSPIISSFYAGWESKLFLGEKYKHLESSLEKFNCVLRISNGSNIALLTNSVPDLRDIWGPISSFPLPGFHKKQLTFTVVPESSTIVRILNISQEWSKVIDEMCLFHSNSSQDMRVMVIGGKNSGKSTLMRLLLQKFLHSDNELSDELVHYIDIDPGQTEYSAPESISWNKLDAKTMALGQHLCQGNYTTVKQHFLGSSSPQDLPTTYSNAVESLLKSWEDENFMGTSFLNIPGWIKGFGVKIINHALSHFKPTHIIFLSHNGKPFSSEIMIPETFSTTQRSSYKPIILELHSPPLDKHISPALQRFNAAKIRQFKITAFLHRRHDRSYNISPLLLQTPLVVPIGNGGIAGIKFLQSNGPIHEEDINLSLDGTLVALHNMEGVPEVKKIGSYPIMNRLPTTGLKFVTLALIHSINIDDSSIRVYVPDFAINCVKRSEPTNWIILRGKTETPIHELFPTKNFFSESQEIPYISLYRKKRNEHVWKVRKNVMRRGHHMK; encoded by the coding sequence ATGTCAGAGGATATATTGCAATATTCCTCGAATACTGATTCGGATGATTCTGATTTCGAAAGTGCTCAACCAAGAAATGTCGTCATTCAATCCAAAGAATCATCAATAGTTGCGACTTacgatgaggatgatgacAATGATGTTCTAAATACAGACGGTAAAAGTACAGAAGGAAATATTAGCACAAACCTATCTAAATGGTATAGTCCGATTCCTAATGAGaatatgttttttttatctcaTGAAAGCACAGAAGTTCTGGTGGGTTTGACTAAGAATCAACAGCTTTTACTTTGTGGCCAATTCAATTTACAGATAGTTAAGGGTGGCATAACATATAATAACGTGCACTATAATAGCAGTTGGAGGACATGGGAAATATGGCATCCGGTTTGTAATGCTGTTTCTCCAATAATATCATCTTTCTATGCTGGTTGGGAAAGTAAACTTTTCCTAGGAGAAAAGTATAAGCATCTGGAAAGTTCATTAGAAAAGTTCAACTGTGTTTTAAGAATCAGTAACGGTTCAAATATTGCTCTTCTCACCAACTCTGTTCCAGATCTAAGAGATATATGGGGACCCATATCATCTTTCCCTTTGCCTGGATTCCATAAGAAGCAACTTACGTTTACAGTAGTACCGGAAAGTTCGACGATTGTAAgaatattgaatatatccCAAGAGTGGTCTAAAGTAATTGATGAAATGTGTTTATTTCATTCCAACTCTTCTCAGGATATGCGTGTAATGGTAATCGGAGGTAAAAACTCCGGTAAGTCTACTCTAATGAGATTGCTACTCCAAAAGTTTCTTCATAGTGATAACGAACTTAGCGATGAACTTGTTCATTACATAGATATTGATCCTGGTCAAACTGAATATTCCGCACCTGAAAGCATTTCATGGAATAAATTGGATGCCAAGACAATGGCTCTTGGTCAGCATCTATGTCAAGGTAATTACACTACTGTAAAACAACACTTTTTAGGATCATCATCACCTCAAGATCTACCTACAACCTATTCTAACGCTGTCGAATCCTTATTAAAGTCGTGGGAAGATGAAAACTTCATGGGAACGTCTTTCTTAAACATTCCTGGATGGATCAAAGGTTTTGGCGTAAAGATTATTAATCATGCGTTATCTCATTTCAAGCCCACTCATATTATATTTCTATCTCACAATGGAAAGCCATTTTCTTCAGAAATAATGATACCAGAAACATTTAGTACTACTCAAAGATCAAGCTACAAACCTATAATATTGGAACTACATTCCCCACCATTAGATAAACATATTTCCCCGGCACTTCAACGCTTCAATGCGGCAAAAATCCGTCAATTCAAAATAACTGCTTTCTTGCATAGAAGGCATGATAGATCATACAATATATCTCCTTTACTCTTACAAACACCCTTGGTTGTACCGATTGGTAATGGAGGTATAGCAGGAATTAAATTTTTACAATCCAATGGTCCTATtcatgaagaagatataaATCTTTCTCTAGACGGAACATTAGTAGCATTGCACAATATGGAAGGTGTGCcagaagtgaaaaaaataggATCTTACCCAATAATGAATCGTTTACCAACCACTGGACTTAAATTTGTTACGCTGGCGCTTATACACTCTATTAATATAGATGATTCTTCAATTCGGGTTTATGTACCGGATTTCGCTATAAATTGCGTGAAACGGTCAGAACCCACAAATTGGATCATTCTTAGAGGAAAAACTGAGACACCAATCCATGAACTATTCCCTACTAAAAACTTCTTTAGTGAATCTCAAGAGATTCCCTATATATCTCTCTATcggaagaagagaaatgaGCACGTTTGGAAGGTAAGAAAAAATGTTATGAGAAGAGGACATCACATGAAATAa
- the RIM101 gene encoding alkaline-responsive transcriptional regulator RIM101 yields MAPIDNLLNSTNVPEVGQNNQSFNKENYNYQTSAGSSPLSAAGQRSSSSSSSSDDDTVQMHPCKWKDCSLEFTSAEILYHHLCQDHVGRKSQKNLQLNCQWDQCHTKTVKRDHITSHLRVHVPLKPFSCSTCSKKFKRPQDLKKHLKVHNEELSLLKKKRGPKPYNKVGKMASGDSVNRNYAHQKFTLPSISLEKFIHDEVKTQPPVYSQQLAEKMAFVPLMRSNSINTVNNNSNQNSNTSNSPSSPALSPASSVAVSPSSLPQHNPVGYHVQPPSTVGHGTDLRYAVGFFNNLSMDMSRNYSNKLPHPAFVSGTPVSAPQSYPVIPKLPSISSTLNVGPPAPMLPVFNRFDTYHSLASSTSSAFHPHSYSNSYSLQQKSSLHEASSVSAKQVDALQDSLKSLDLSDKKKEEDAAANDDEDDLFALTYSTVNLLKDYLLCELMEELDEFSELKQNSQSLDDSINLQQESSSLDGKAYSDKLALPRYPQVVV; encoded by the coding sequence ATGGCGCCTATTGATAATCTATTGAATAGCACCAACGTCCCTGAAGTGGGACAAAACAACCAGAGTTTTAACAAAGAGAATTACAATTACCAAACTTCGGCTGGTTCATCACCACTTTCCGCTGCTGGCCAGaggtcttcttcatcttcatcaagcTCAGATGATGATACGGTTCAGATGCACCCATGCAAATGGAAGGATTGCTCTTTGGAGTTTACGTCTGCGGAGATCTTGTACCACCATCTCTGTCAAGATCATGTGGGCCGCAAGTCACAGAAGAACTTGCAACTTAACTGTCAGTGGGACCAGTGCCACACTAAGACGGTTAAGAGAGACCATATCACTTCTCACTTGAGGGTGCACGTTCCGTTGAAACCGTTTTCGTGCTCTACTTGTAgcaagaagttcaagagGCCACaggatttgaagaaacacTTGAAGGTTCACAACGAGGAGCTATCGCTgctcaagaagaagcgtGGGCCAAAACCATATAATAAGGTCGGGAAAATGGCTTCTGGGGATTCCGTTAATAGAAACTACGCTCATCAGAAGTTCACTCTGCCGTCTATCAGCCTCGAGAAGTTTATTCACGACGAGGTGAAAACTCAGCCTCCTGTTTATTCGCAACAGCTAGCCGAGAAGATGGCATTTGTTCCATTGATGCGTTCCAATAGCATCAACACTGTTAACAATAACAGTAATCAAAATAGCAACACAAGCAACTCGCCATCGTCTCCAGCTCTATCGCCTGCGTCATCTGTAGCAGTATCTCCTAGCTCCCTTCCGCAACACAATCCTGTCGGCTACCATGTACAGCCACCTTCTACTGTTGGCCATGGAACAGATCTAAGGTATGCGGTCggattcttcaacaacctcTCCATGGACATGTCGAGAAATTACTCTAATAAGTTACCACATCCAGCGTTTGTCAGTGGAACACCTGTCTCCGCACCTCAGTCTTACCCAGTCATTCCAAAGTTGCCTAGTATTTCGTCAACATTGAACGTTGGACCTCCAGCGCCCATGTTGCCAGTCTTCAACAGATTCGATACCTATCATTCTCTGGCATCTTCTACCTCTTCTGCATTCCATCCTCACAGCTATTCCAACTCTTATAGCTTGCAGCAAAAATCCTCATTACATGAAGCATCATCGGTGTCCGCCAAGCAAGTGGATGCTTTGCAAGATTCTCTCAAGTCACTCGACTTGTCtgataagaagaaggaagaggatgctgctgctaatgatgatgaagatgacttGTTCGCCCTCACTTATTCTACTGTcaacttgttgaaggaCTACTTGTTGTGTGAATTGATGGAAGAACTTGACGAGTTCAGTGAACTAAAGCAAAATTCGCAATCGCTAGACGATTCCATTAACTTACAACAAGAATCCTCGTCTTTAGATGGGAAAGCTTACTCGGATAAGCTTGCATTACCAAGATACCCTCAAGTCGTAGTCTGA